The following proteins are encoded in a genomic region of Sulfurimonas sp. HSL3-7:
- a CDS encoding HD domain-containing phosphohydrolase, with the protein MAFSATENAFYQTAEKITADMFGSDLLAKEMLYQMQNYPALRKPVTEMLPMEIITRFIYTLKRNNNIYAIYKGDSNGDFFEVINMQSSSQLFTHYEAPKETRWMVIGIKGIGEKRTRTFSYLDTSLSLILRRSEPSNFMATSRPWFQQAIVTDKAVRSDPYTFSNLQQKGITYSMRVEDTGIVLALDFTLPKLHMLLKNLKFAESSEIVMFDQEGIEIATSKELVSGQGKRVSEIFLQSEKDKVFAMEEGDEKRFAMVTTMSRENGSNTYLGISVDTDEMLKPYLDNIAYSLLAALLLFVLSIPFVILVTSQIVRPIKALMVENEKIMHRHFDEVITVKTNIIELSQLSDSLVTMSKSINAYQEAQKELMDSFIRLIADAIDAKSPYTGGHCKRVPILATMLVKEAGKADTGTLKAFSFTTKDEMEEFERGAWLHDCGKITTPEYVVDKATKLETIYNRIHEIRTRFEVIWRDIEIAYLEGIIKGDNQEELERWRDEEHQALTDDFRFVAETNIGGEFMSEARKDRIQTIGKRTWLRRFDDRLGLSDTELMRYSEEDTATLPVRENLLGDRSEHIVKRVDFDEEGYEKAGFKLDVPTHLYNYGEIYNLCIEKGTLSEEERFKIQEHVIMSIRMLEQLPYTDDMKRIPEYAGTHHETLIGTGYPRALNADDLSIPARIMAIADIFEALTASDRPYKKGKTLSQALKIMRSMRDDQHIDAELFELFLRSGVYRRYANEHLKKEQIDEVDIELYLN; encoded by the coding sequence ATGGCTTTTTCAGCTACCGAGAACGCATTTTATCAGACAGCGGAAAAGATTACTGCCGATATGTTTGGCAGTGACCTACTGGCCAAAGAAATGCTCTATCAAATGCAGAACTATCCTGCGCTCAGGAAGCCGGTGACTGAAATGCTCCCTATGGAGATCATTACACGCTTTATCTACACCTTGAAACGTAACAACAACATATACGCCATCTATAAGGGCGACAGTAACGGTGACTTTTTTGAAGTGATCAATATGCAGAGCTCATCACAGCTGTTCACACACTATGAAGCACCTAAGGAAACTCGGTGGATGGTTATTGGTATCAAGGGAATCGGAGAGAAGAGAACCAGGACCTTCAGCTATCTGGATACATCGCTTTCGCTTATATTGCGACGTTCAGAGCCTTCAAATTTCATGGCGACGAGCAGACCCTGGTTCCAGCAGGCGATCGTAACAGATAAAGCAGTTAGAAGTGATCCCTACACCTTTAGCAACCTCCAGCAAAAAGGTATTACCTATTCAATGAGGGTTGAAGATACAGGTATTGTCCTTGCATTGGATTTTACGCTGCCTAAACTCCATATGCTTCTTAAAAATCTCAAGTTTGCAGAGTCAAGCGAGATCGTGATGTTTGACCAAGAAGGTATTGAAATCGCTACATCTAAAGAGCTGGTGAGTGGACAAGGAAAACGTGTCAGTGAGATTTTCCTTCAAAGTGAAAAGGATAAGGTTTTTGCCATGGAAGAGGGTGATGAGAAACGTTTTGCGATGGTGACGACGATGAGCCGTGAAAATGGCTCTAATACCTACCTTGGTATCAGTGTCGACACAGATGAGATGTTAAAACCATATCTGGACAATATAGCGTACTCTTTACTGGCTGCGTTGCTCTTGTTCGTACTTAGTATACCCTTTGTCATCTTGGTGACGTCACAAATCGTTCGGCCTATCAAGGCGTTAATGGTTGAAAATGAAAAGATCATGCATCGTCATTTTGACGAAGTCATCACGGTGAAGACCAACATCATAGAGCTGAGTCAGCTTTCTGACTCTTTAGTAACGATGTCGAAAAGTATCAATGCCTATCAGGAAGCGCAGAAAGAGCTGATGGACTCATTTATCAGGCTGATCGCCGATGCGATCGATGCCAAGTCGCCTTATACCGGAGGACACTGTAAACGGGTGCCGATTCTGGCAACGATGCTGGTTAAAGAGGCCGGCAAAGCTGACACCGGAACGCTAAAAGCATTTAGTTTTACGACGAAAGATGAGATGGAAGAGTTTGAAAGAGGTGCCTGGCTGCATGACTGCGGCAAGATAACAACACCGGAGTATGTTGTTGACAAGGCGACAAAGCTTGAGACCATCTATAACCGGATACATGAAATACGCACCCGTTTTGAAGTGATATGGCGCGATATAGAGATTGCCTACCTTGAAGGCATCATAAAAGGTGACAATCAAGAAGAGCTGGAGAGATGGAGAGATGAAGAGCATCAGGCCCTGACGGACGATTTCCGTTTTGTGGCAGAGACGAACATCGGCGGCGAGTTTATGAGCGAGGCGCGAAAAGATCGCATACAGACGATAGGAAAGCGAACGTGGCTGCGCCGGTTTGATGACAGGCTTGGCCTATCTGACACGGAACTGATGCGTTACAGTGAAGAGGATACGGCCACTCTTCCTGTTCGTGAAAACCTGCTTGGTGACCGTTCTGAGCATATTGTAAAACGTGTCGATTTTGATGAAGAGGGATATGAAAAAGCCGGCTTTAAACTTGATGTTCCGACCCATCTCTACAATTACGGTGAGATCTATAATCTCTGTATCGAAAAAGGGACCTTGAGTGAAGAGGAACGTTTCAAGATACAGGAGCATGTGATCATGTCGATCAGGATGCTCGAACAGTTGCCTTACACGGATGATATGAAACGCATACCGGAGTATGCGGGAACGCATCATGAGACCTTGATAGGCACAGGTTACCCTCGTGCTTTGAATGCCGATGACCTCTCCATACCGGCAAGAATCATGGCGATTGCCGACATCTTTGAAGCCTTGACGGCTTCAGACCGTCCCTATAAAAAAGGAAAAACCCTCTCTCAGGCACTTAAGATCATGCGCTCTATGCGCGATGATCAACATATCGATGCCGAACTGTTCGAACTCTTTTTACGTTCTGGTGTTTATAGACGTTATGCCAACGAGCACTTAAAAAAAGAACAGATCGATGAAGTTGACATAGAGTTGTATTTGAATTAG
- a CDS encoding efflux RND transporter permease subunit, with protein MKHKAYVPKDSAGKLARAFIRNPLTSVLGVFLLIMGYLSLEIMPREENPQMVVSGSTVIVAMPGATAKEVEEVIVKPLERKLKEVKGVEHIYGSAMDNVGVVNVAFFIGEEKENSNLKVYDKIMQNKDLFPKTALEPTIKPLDIDVDIPIVSVAFFAKDKTIAATNLFDYAKEMQHHINGLDNVAVTALKGGHQHQYNILVDLHKLSGYNLSMGQITQAVQSVAYNVPDVKNRTKENEIIMVGVKNAIEDKEDIANIIVAQYMGAAIYLKDIATVEDSFDKQNFKSALVSVKDDKGKFSPLQEQVTLTISKLQGTNAVIIADEVKKELSRYKEEMAKHGISYVITRNDGERANEAVNELVFHLILSIVIIALLLIFVLGWRESLIVTFTVPAILAITLFVAYLTGQTINRITLFAFLLSLGLLVDAAIIVIENIHRHYHDTDAAKRDADELMVEATDEIGPPTNIATLAIILTMVPMAFVGGMMGQFMKPIPANVPVALIASLFVAYIFTPYLAVRLLKKPEHHDGGEK; from the coding sequence ATGAAACATAAAGCCTATGTGCCAAAGGACAGTGCCGGGAAACTGGCCCGTGCCTTTATCCGTAATCCCTTAACCTCGGTTCTTGGTGTTTTTCTATTGATAATGGGCTACCTCTCCTTGGAGATCATGCCGCGAGAAGAGAACCCGCAGATGGTCGTGAGCGGTTCGACCGTTATTGTCGCTATGCCGGGTGCCACCGCCAAAGAGGTCGAAGAGGTCATTGTCAAACCGCTTGAGCGTAAGCTCAAAGAGGTCAAAGGGGTCGAGCACATCTACGGTTCGGCCATGGACAATGTCGGCGTCGTCAATGTCGCCTTCTTTATCGGGGAAGAGAAAGAGAACTCCAACCTCAAGGTCTACGACAAGATCATGCAGAACAAGGACCTCTTTCCGAAAACGGCCCTTGAACCGACCATCAAACCGCTTGACATCGATGTCGATATTCCCATCGTAAGTGTCGCTTTCTTTGCCAAAGACAAGACGATAGCCGCCACAAACCTCTTCGATTATGCCAAAGAGATGCAGCATCATATCAACGGCCTTGACAATGTTGCCGTTACGGCACTCAAAGGGGGCCACCAGCACCAATACAACATCCTGGTCGACCTTCATAAGCTTTCAGGCTACAACCTCTCTATGGGGCAGATCACACAGGCAGTGCAGTCCGTCGCCTACAATGTGCCCGATGTAAAGAACCGTACCAAGGAGAACGAGATCATCATGGTCGGTGTCAAAAATGCTATTGAGGACAAAGAGGATATCGCAAATATCATCGTTGCCCAGTACATGGGGGCTGCGATCTACCTGAAAGATATCGCAACGGTGGAAGACTCGTTTGACAAGCAGAACTTTAAATCTGCACTGGTAAGTGTCAAAGACGACAAGGGCAAATTCTCGCCGCTCCAGGAGCAGGTAACACTGACCATCTCAAAACTTCAAGGGACCAATGCCGTAATCATCGCTGACGAAGTGAAAAAAGAGCTTAGCCGCTACAAAGAAGAGATGGCGAAACACGGCATCAGTTACGTCATCACCCGTAATGACGGCGAACGTGCGAATGAAGCCGTTAATGAACTTGTATTTCACCTGATACTCTCTATAGTGATCATAGCGCTTCTTTTGATCTTTGTCCTGGGTTGGAGAGAGTCATTGATCGTCACCTTTACCGTTCCGGCCATTTTGGCGATCACCCTCTTCGTCGCCTATCTGACCGGACAGACTATTAACCGTATCACCCTTTTTGCCTTCCTGCTGAGTCTGGGTCTTCTGGTCGATGCAGCCATTATCGTTATCGAAAACATCCACCGCCATTACCATGACACCGATGCCGCCAAGCGCGATGCCGATGAACTGATGGTCGAGGCGACCGATGAAATCGGACCACCGACCAATATTGCGACGCTTGCCATTATCCTGACCATGGTACCGATGGCCTTTGTCGGCGGGATGATGGGACAATTTATGAAACCGATCCCGGCAAATGTACCGGTTGCCCTGATCGCATCACTCTTTGTCGCCTACATCTTCACACCCTATCTGGCAGTCCGTCTGCTTAAAAAACCGGAACATCATGATGGAGGAGAAAAATAA
- a CDS encoding efflux RND transporter permease subunit: protein MFKKFEELIHAGLQSKRKKMMILLGTLFAFILSVAMLPTEIVLAKMLPGKNNDTFTVYIDLPEGSSIQQTQKVSECVVGFIHKEREVLDTEVFLGMGAPLDFAGLIKGSHFKSSENLAEVVVNLTKKHHRDEPSYMMVQRMRPAIQKSCETIVPKTNIKFVEPPAGPPTMAAVVAEIYGQDSDGIRHLAKRVEKVFKNTEGLVDIDIMQDAIYDKFEIKVDSIKIAKSGLTIKQVNDIIYLAFEGMDIAVKNSAEYNDQVPIFLTLSDETKKFTNKDRYSVESKLSSLRLMNQNGMMVPITEVVNIESVKSNPMIMSKNLHQMTNVLAETDMVSQVYPLIDARAQIMETFEDEYDVTTTGLFNLQLQEKKTSNIYTLLWDGEMEVTLDTFVDLGGAFIAALVLIFLLMVIYYKSFVLSGIVLLGSFLSIIGVIAGHWIMDLFTTDTFFLTATSLIGFIALIGISSRNSLLLIDFTKSLMHEKGMPKTDAIAYASATRAKPIFLTAAAIILASTLLASDAVFGGLGVALIFGTVAAVIASLMIVPVLLHNADLDKHFGFKARKAVSIENPDHFV, encoded by the coding sequence ATGTTTAAAAAATTTGAAGAACTCATCCATGCTGGGCTTCAGAGCAAACGCAAGAAAATGATGATCCTGCTTGGGACACTGTTCGCTTTTATTCTATCGGTTGCCATGCTGCCGACCGAGATCGTTCTGGCAAAAATGCTGCCGGGCAAGAACAATGACACCTTTACCGTCTATATCGACCTCCCTGAAGGCAGTTCTATCCAGCAGACACAGAAAGTGAGCGAATGCGTGGTCGGGTTCATCCATAAAGAGCGCGAAGTCCTCGATACCGAAGTCTTTTTAGGCATGGGGGCACCGCTTGATTTTGCAGGTCTGATCAAAGGATCGCACTTCAAATCCTCTGAGAACCTTGCCGAAGTAGTTGTTAACCTTACTAAAAAACACCACAGAGACGAACCCTCCTACATGATGGTGCAGCGTATGCGACCAGCCATCCAGAAAAGTTGTGAGACAATCGTGCCCAAGACAAACATCAAATTCGTAGAACCGCCCGCAGGACCGCCGACAATGGCTGCCGTCGTTGCCGAGATCTACGGGCAGGACAGTGACGGTATCCGCCATCTGGCAAAACGTGTAGAGAAGGTCTTTAAAAATACCGAAGGGCTGGTCGACATCGACATCATGCAAGATGCCATCTACGACAAGTTCGAGATCAAGGTCGACAGCATCAAGATCGCCAAATCGGGGCTTACCATCAAACAGGTCAATGACATTATCTATCTTGCCTTTGAGGGAATGGATATTGCCGTTAAAAACAGTGCCGAGTACAATGACCAGGTACCTATCTTTCTGACACTGAGCGATGAGACCAAAAAGTTTACGAACAAGGACAGATATTCGGTAGAAAGCAAACTATCAAGCCTTCGTCTGATGAACCAAAACGGTATGATGGTACCGATCACCGAAGTCGTCAATATCGAATCGGTGAAGTCCAATCCGATGATCATGAGCAAGAACCTGCACCAGATGACCAATGTTCTGGCAGAGACCGATATGGTCTCCCAGGTCTACCCGCTTATCGATGCAAGAGCGCAGATCATGGAGACGTTCGAAGACGAGTACGATGTCACAACGACCGGGCTTTTCAACCTCCAGCTGCAGGAGAAAAAGACAAGCAATATCTACACGCTTCTCTGGGACGGCGAGATGGAGGTCACACTCGACACCTTTGTCGACCTCGGCGGCGCCTTTATCGCGGCACTGGTCCTGATCTTTTTGCTGATGGTGATCTACTACAAGAGCTTTGTCCTCAGCGGGATCGTTCTGCTTGGAAGTTTTCTCTCGATCATCGGTGTCATTGCCGGACACTGGATCATGGATCTCTTTACGACAGACACCTTCTTCCTGACAGCCACCTCGCTGATCGGCTTTATCGCCCTTATCGGGATCAGTTCGCGGAACTCACTGCTGCTCATCGACTTTACCAAGTCGTTGATGCATGAGAAGGGAATGCCTAAAACCGATGCGATCGCCTATGCTTCGGCAACACGTGCCAAACCGATCTTTCTGACGGCGGCGGCTATCATCCTTGCTTCGACGCTATTGGCTTCGGATGCGGTCTTTGGCGGCCTGGGTGTCGCCCTTATCTTCGGTACCGTTGCCGCCGTCATCGCATCACTGATGATCGTGCCTGTCTTGCTCCACAATGCCGATCTGGATAAACATTTTGGCTTTAAAGCACGGAAAGCGGTCTCGATCGAAAATCCGGATCATTTTGTCTAA
- a CDS encoding lipid A deacylase LpxR family protein, translated as MIQRFFLLLFSLFLYPLIAEERQVLELERFNFVFENDTFVRTDRWYTAGIDLSTLFKLNNDPFYLPFADRGTSVSYFALAITLEMYSPEEFNNPEPQYDDRPYAGWAYASFALHQSSAERLDSLELQLGLVGPSAKAEEIQRFTHDYILGDAVDGWQNQLHDEFGINLAYHHHERYLVDTKQYEAVLIPRIGGVLGTVRTEFDLGLLYRIGIHVPRDFGQNFVMMPGLDSGIPALDKNKEKYRAAFSYYLQLQSDLRFIGKDLFLEGNTNKSSLSVEPYPLVGRVGGGVGGSYENYTLSLVYTAESRSFTQQPHLHGYASLLFSYLY; from the coding sequence ATGATACAACGATTTTTTTTGCTTTTATTCTCTCTCTTTTTGTATCCTCTTATAGCGGAAGAGCGGCAGGTGTTAGAGCTTGAACGTTTCAATTTTGTGTTCGAAAATGACACCTTTGTCAGAACAGATCGCTGGTATACGGCAGGTATTGATCTCTCGACTTTGTTTAAACTCAACAATGACCCTTTTTACCTGCCCTTTGCCGACCGCGGCACAAGTGTCTCTTATTTTGCTCTGGCGATCACCCTGGAGATGTACTCTCCGGAGGAGTTTAACAATCCTGAACCGCAATACGACGACCGTCCTTATGCCGGCTGGGCATATGCCTCTTTTGCCTTACATCAAAGCAGTGCCGAACGTCTGGATTCGCTCGAACTTCAACTCGGCCTGGTGGGGCCTTCTGCCAAGGCAGAAGAGATTCAACGTTTTACTCACGATTACATATTGGGGGATGCTGTCGATGGGTGGCAGAATCAGCTTCATGACGAATTCGGGATTAACCTTGCCTATCACCATCATGAACGGTACCTTGTCGATACAAAACAGTATGAAGCCGTCTTGATTCCGCGGATAGGCGGTGTTCTCGGTACTGTTCGGACAGAATTCGATCTTGGTCTGCTTTATAGAATAGGGATCCATGTCCCCCGGGACTTTGGACAAAACTTCGTCATGATGCCGGGTCTTGATTCTGGCATACCGGCCTTAGATAAAAATAAGGAAAAATACAGAGCCGCTTTCAGCTATTACCTACAACTCCAGAGTGATTTACGTTTTATAGGAAAAGACCTCTTTTTGGAGGGCAACACCAATAAGAGTTCTCTTTCCGTAGAACCTTATCCTCTGGTTGGAAGGGTTGGCGGGGGTGTTGGCGGCTCTTATGAGAACTATACTCTTTCACTTGTATATACAGCTGAAAGTCGAAGTTTTACACAACAGCCACACCTGCACGGCTATGCTTCACTGCTTTTTAGCTACCTCTATTAA